One genomic region from Streptomyces sp. Li-HN-5-11 encodes:
- a CDS encoding ABC transporter ATP-binding protein, with translation MTALDGVTTQLPYGTFTAVMGPSGSGKSTFLHCASGLDRPDHGSVEIGGRDLRPLSERELTVLRRERIGFVFQGFNLLPALTAEQNITLPVRLAGRHTRVDRPWLERLLDYTGLTERRRHRPAELSGGQQQRVAIARALITRPEVVFADEPTGALDTTSARKVLELLRGLVDDVGQTVLMVTHDPVAAAYADAVLILADGKVTEVLHGASAGTIAERMARLGA, from the coding sequence GTGACGGCACTCGACGGGGTTACCACGCAGCTGCCGTACGGGACGTTCACCGCCGTGATGGGCCCCTCCGGCTCCGGCAAGAGCACTTTCCTGCACTGCGCGTCGGGCCTGGACCGCCCCGACCACGGCTCCGTGGAGATCGGTGGCCGGGACCTGCGACCGCTGAGCGAGCGGGAGTTGACCGTGCTGCGGCGCGAGCGGATCGGCTTCGTCTTCCAGGGTTTCAATCTACTGCCCGCGCTCACCGCCGAGCAGAACATCACGCTTCCGGTACGGCTGGCCGGCCGGCACACCCGGGTTGACCGGCCCTGGCTGGAGCGGCTGCTCGACTACACCGGGCTCACCGAGCGGCGCCGGCACCGGCCGGCCGAACTCTCCGGCGGTCAGCAGCAGCGGGTGGCCATCGCCCGCGCGCTCATCACCCGCCCCGAGGTGGTCTTCGCCGACGAGCCCACCGGTGCCCTGGACACCACCTCGGCGCGCAAGGTCCTCGAACTGCTCCGCGGTCTCGTGGACGACGTCGGCCAGACGGTCCTGATGGTCACCCACGACCCGGTGGCCGCCGCGTACGCCGACGCCGTCCTGATCCTGGCAGACGGCAAGGTCACCGAGGTCCTGCACGGGGCGTCCGCCGGCACCATCGCCGAGCGCATGGCGCGACTGGGGGCCTGA
- a CDS encoding helix-turn-helix domain-containing protein, whose product MLPETVFTTLELPASDRFEAWTEQLGRTHAPMHLSSERTADYRGRQRVIGLGEVTVWPATFDQLVFCRTPRLVRQSDPEVFHLSLLRRGDGTASWGRQQVGYGIDDFHVNCSSRSYEISTGPEPVTIVGLEIPLAAVDLPAGRAHEVVGRRISGREGMGALLAGLLVQLTSNTSSYRTADAERLGRVVTDLVTAVFAHTLDAEPSLPPEAHARTLVLRVKAFVRRHLGDPDLTPAKIAAAHHVSRSYLYRLFQGEGLSVASYIREQRLANAHRELTDPGLRHLPIQAIAARWGYPRPGDFTRAFRTAHGITPSELRNQVLNRTAVDGTPIDVDAVRMTPLAPHGHH is encoded by the coding sequence GTGTTGCCTGAAACCGTCTTCACCACCCTGGAGTTGCCGGCGAGTGACCGTTTCGAGGCGTGGACGGAGCAACTGGGGCGTACTCACGCGCCGATGCACCTGAGCAGCGAGCGCACCGCCGACTACCGCGGGCGTCAGCGCGTGATCGGGCTGGGCGAGGTGACGGTGTGGCCCGCGACCTTCGACCAGTTGGTGTTCTGTCGGACGCCGAGGCTCGTGCGGCAGTCCGATCCCGAGGTGTTCCACCTGTCCCTGCTGCGGCGCGGTGACGGCACGGCGAGCTGGGGCCGGCAGCAGGTGGGGTACGGGATCGACGACTTCCACGTGAACTGCTCGTCCCGGTCCTACGAGATATCCACCGGGCCCGAGCCGGTCACCATCGTCGGGCTGGAGATCCCGCTGGCCGCGGTGGATCTCCCGGCCGGCCGGGCCCACGAGGTGGTGGGGCGGCGGATATCCGGCCGTGAGGGCATGGGCGCGCTGCTTGCGGGGCTGCTGGTGCAGCTGACCTCGAACACCTCCTCCTACCGGACCGCCGACGCCGAACGGCTGGGCAGGGTCGTCACCGATCTCGTCACCGCCGTCTTCGCCCACACCCTGGACGCGGAGCCGAGCCTGCCGCCCGAGGCGCACGCCCGCACCCTGGTCCTGCGCGTCAAGGCGTTCGTCCGGCGGCATCTTGGTGACCCGGATCTGACCCCCGCCAAGATCGCCGCAGCCCACCACGTCTCACGCAGCTACCTGTACCGCCTCTTCCAGGGCGAGGGGCTGAGCGTGGCCTCGTACATACGCGAACAGCGACTGGCCAACGCCCACCGCGAACTCACCGACCCCGGTCTGCGCCACCTCCCCATCCAGGCCATAGCCGCCCGCTGGGGCTACCCCCGCCCCGGCGACTTCACCCGGGCCTTCCGCACCGCGCACGGCATCACACCCAGCGAGTTGCGCAACCAGGTGCTGAACCGAACAGCCGTGGACGGTACGCCCATCGACGTGGACGCTGTGCGAATGACACCCCTCGCACCCCACGGGCACCATTGA
- a CDS encoding alpha/beta hydrolase yields the protein MSMTQRTLLPVYDHRPGTGPTLVFLHYWGGSARTWDLVVDRLAGRDVLTVDFRGWSRSSALPGPYTLGQLADDTLAVLADAGVTDYVLVGHSMGGKVAQLVAATRPAGLRGIVLVGSGPAKPAAQITPEHQEALSHAYDSADSVAGARDHILTATELPASVKAQIVTDSRTVTDAARTEWPLHGIAQDITEHTRMVSVPALVVAGENDQVEPVDVLRDNLVPYLSQADFVVVPHTGHLIPLEAPADLVEAITAFAPAA from the coding sequence ATGAGCATGACGCAGCGGACGCTTCTGCCCGTTTACGACCACCGGCCGGGGACCGGGCCGACCCTGGTGTTCCTGCACTACTGGGGTGGTTCCGCCCGTACCTGGGACCTCGTCGTCGACCGCCTCGCGGGCCGTGACGTGCTCACGGTCGACTTCCGCGGGTGGAGCCGGTCGAGCGCTCTGCCCGGCCCTTACACGCTCGGTCAGCTCGCCGACGACACGCTCGCCGTGCTCGCCGACGCGGGGGTCACCGACTACGTCCTGGTGGGGCATTCGATGGGGGGCAAGGTCGCACAGCTGGTCGCGGCCACCCGGCCCGCCGGCCTGCGCGGCATCGTCCTCGTCGGCTCCGGCCCGGCGAAGCCCGCCGCACAGATCACCCCCGAGCACCAGGAAGCGCTGTCGCACGCCTACGACTCCGCCGATTCCGTGGCCGGGGCACGGGACCACATCCTCACCGCCACCGAGCTGCCCGCGTCGGTCAAGGCGCAGATCGTGACCGACTCGCGGACCGTCACCGACGCCGCCCGCACCGAGTGGCCGCTGCACGGCATCGCGCAGGACATCACCGAACACACGCGCATGGTCAGCGTTCCCGCCCTCGTCGTCGCCGGAGAGAACGATCAGGTCGAACCCGTCGACGTGCTCCGCGACAACCTGGTGCCCTACCTCTCCCAGGCCGACTTCGTGGTGGTCCCGCACACCGGTCACCTGATCCCGCTGGAAGCCCCGGCCGACCTTGTCGAGGCCATCACGGCCTTCGCACCAGCAGCCTGA
- a CDS encoding FtsX-like permease family protein, translating into MLFLLAWWSIRARKVSFAGSFVAMLCAQTLITACAVLLDAGHRAAPGQGGADVVSFVVPFGFICLFVMSFAVSGAFALSVQQRTREVALLRAVAATPGQVRRLIAYETLVVTVAAAVPGCGLGLLLAVGLRAWLVAQGLIPGAFPLDFGPVSVLSAMLICWVTAEVAVWASGRRASRVRAVQALGEASVPRRRVGVVRTCLGLAVLIGGVWGLAAIGSAGGSDAASTAGVMVLVLMTAVGLLGPWIGKLVGAVLGLLCQVLFPVVGLLVKINLTTGYRRLGAAATPLALTVAFAAVTLFVPQMKWHEQSRQDRQRMVADRIVQSAGDGLPASAVSRIRTVEGVGAAVATTGTSVTVVDDPESGQMGPSGIAQAVSDGPLDEVLDLDVVQGRIGQLGPRDVALSEGLARRAHVRAGDEVHLALEDLRVEKVMVAAVYSRSRGFGDAVLPQRLAAGHLDGTPLLLDAVYVRAQPGREHQLDDSLATLHRAEPSWQVLDRAAYRAEALRRQDASMTATYLLLVVVTVFTSISVVNTLVMTTMERSGEFALLRLVGATRRQVARMMRLENAVIVLAALLVGSLVAGAVLSAFSQTVTGSSRPRLDAATLALILGGAGILALTTSVSTTRIALRQRPSTAMHGDD; encoded by the coding sequence ATGCTGTTCCTCCTGGCGTGGTGGTCCATCCGTGCCCGCAAGGTCTCGTTCGCCGGATCCTTCGTGGCCATGCTCTGCGCGCAGACATTGATCACGGCCTGTGCGGTGCTGCTCGACGCCGGCCACCGGGCCGCGCCGGGGCAGGGCGGCGCGGACGTGGTGTCTTTCGTCGTGCCCTTCGGGTTCATCTGCCTGTTCGTCATGTCCTTCGCGGTCTCAGGCGCATTCGCCCTGTCCGTCCAGCAGCGGACCAGGGAGGTCGCTCTGCTGCGGGCCGTCGCCGCGACGCCCGGCCAGGTCCGCCGGCTCATCGCGTACGAGACGCTGGTCGTGACCGTCGCCGCCGCCGTCCCCGGCTGTGGGCTAGGCCTGCTGCTTGCCGTGGGACTGCGCGCCTGGCTGGTGGCCCAGGGCCTGATCCCCGGTGCTTTCCCTCTCGACTTCGGCCCGGTGAGCGTTCTGAGCGCCATGCTGATCTGCTGGGTGACCGCCGAGGTCGCGGTGTGGGCCAGTGGCCGGCGAGCCTCTCGGGTGCGCGCCGTCCAGGCACTGGGTGAGGCCTCGGTGCCGCGCCGCCGGGTGGGCGTGGTCCGCACCTGTCTCGGGCTCGCGGTCCTGATCGGGGGTGTCTGGGGGCTCGCGGCGATCGGGAGTGCGGGGGGCTCCGACGCGGCGAGCACGGCCGGGGTCATGGTCCTGGTGCTGATGACCGCCGTCGGGCTGCTCGGCCCCTGGATCGGCAAGCTGGTCGGCGCTGTGCTCGGCCTGCTGTGCCAGGTCCTGTTCCCGGTGGTGGGGCTGTTGGTGAAGATCAACCTCACCACGGGCTACCGGCGGCTCGGCGCCGCCGCGACCCCGCTCGCCCTTACCGTCGCGTTCGCCGCTGTGACCCTGTTCGTGCCGCAGATGAAGTGGCACGAACAGTCGCGGCAGGACCGGCAGCGCATGGTGGCTGACCGGATCGTGCAGAGCGCCGGCGACGGACTTCCGGCCTCGGCCGTGTCAAGGATCCGCACAGTGGAAGGGGTTGGCGCCGCGGTCGCCACCACGGGCACCTCTGTGACCGTCGTCGACGACCCGGAGTCCGGGCAGATGGGCCCCAGCGGCATCGCACAGGCCGTCTCGGACGGACCGCTGGACGAAGTCCTCGATCTGGACGTCGTCCAGGGAAGGATCGGTCAACTGGGGCCGCGGGACGTCGCGTTGAGCGAGGGCCTGGCCCGGCGCGCCCACGTCCGGGCGGGCGACGAGGTGCACCTCGCCCTGGAGGACTTGCGGGTGGAGAAGGTCATGGTCGCCGCCGTCTACAGCCGCTCCCGCGGCTTCGGCGACGCCGTCCTGCCCCAGCGTCTAGCCGCCGGGCACCTGGACGGCACGCCGCTGCTCCTGGACGCCGTGTACGTACGCGCCCAGCCCGGCCGGGAGCATCAACTGGACGACAGCCTCGCGACACTGCACCGGGCCGAGCCGTCCTGGCAGGTGCTCGACCGCGCCGCCTACCGGGCCGAGGCCCTGCGCCGTCAGGACGCCTCCATGACCGCCACCTATCTGCTCCTCGTGGTGGTGACCGTCTTCACCTCGATCTCAGTCGTGAACACCCTGGTGATGACCACGATGGAACGCTCCGGCGAGTTCGCGCTGCTGCGCCTCGTGGGCGCCACCCGCAGACAGGTCGCCCGCATGATGCGCCTGGAGAACGCGGTGATCGTGCTGGCCGCGCTCCTGGTCGGGTCGCTGGTCGCGGGCGCCGTTCTCTCGGCGTTCAGCCAGACCGTGACCGGCTCGTCGCGCCCGCGCCTCGACGCCGCCACGCTCGCCCTCATCCTGGGCGGCGCGGGCATCCTCGCCCTTACCACCAGCGTGTCCACCACACGCATCGCCCTGCGCCAGCGCCCGTCCACCGCAATGCACGGAGACGATTAG
- a CDS encoding DUF4132 domain-containing protein codes for MLYEALVAESRRNDSLDEVRSAALDRVRWLVDLLERQWSEPRWDASTASRGLEEFQRIQAIRAATQAEMGGRLAACSEEEGRAAALCLMLASHFDNTASWRYDSEIKTVISRVHGWTPDEVAVMLSRVTEFDQGFWSAGPLEMALVAAEQLDADGRRAVAPRLRHAHAKLMSGDTPPHLHGPLVKRLRTLLATVDEARIPEGLVPPYAPWAASLRDRANTSPTPELADFLRHLAVLSGPRPTQRWRRTCLTLVDAASARDLVAGTLRALAEDDPPCSPGGGPCPGRRPGAYHYHHLVHQNDGDLARGVVWAATLSGGPTAVPYLGALALRTGGPRADVVEDLKLAGAAINALADIDDPAALETLWRLQSQIRHRALLKQLDTALVTAAARQGVTAGQLIERSVPRHGLEPDGSLERELGGYRARVTVEDAVTVRLTFTSPDGRTSRTAPAAVKDGFPNELKELKALAKEVRGTLSGERARIEALLSAGREWPYDEWCRYYRDHPVTGTVVRGLIWEYRNAEDADDEWRATAPTAEPPGEPERVRLWHPIRATADDIRAWREQLVAERLRQPFKQAFREIYLLTPAEEETGVYSNRFAAHIVHYRRLYALFKERGWQANFLGRYDGGHDGKARAEFGDGEWRACFHHEPAADDDGGYAPEHAATDQVRFERRHGRRWREVPLAEVPPLVFSEAMRDVDLFVGVTSIAADPDWTDRGEDRYAGYWRTTTFGALTASAEVRREALERILPRLKIAARCRLDGRFLVVRGDLATYRIHLGSANILMEPDDSYLCVVPAARSGTGKVFLPFEDDRLSLILSKAFLLAADTKITDESIVTQIKRGA; via the coding sequence ATGCTCTACGAAGCGTTGGTGGCCGAATCCCGTAGGAACGACTCGCTCGACGAGGTGAGGTCTGCCGCCCTCGACCGCGTCCGCTGGCTCGTCGACCTCCTGGAACGCCAGTGGTCGGAGCCCCGGTGGGACGCCTCCACGGCGTCGCGTGGACTGGAGGAGTTCCAGCGGATCCAGGCGATACGCGCGGCGACCCAGGCCGAGATGGGCGGGCGGCTCGCGGCCTGTTCGGAGGAGGAGGGCAGGGCCGCGGCCCTGTGCCTGATGCTGGCCTCCCACTTCGACAACACCGCATCCTGGCGGTACGACTCCGAGATCAAAACCGTGATCTCACGGGTGCACGGCTGGACACCGGACGAGGTCGCGGTGATGCTGTCCCGCGTCACCGAGTTCGACCAGGGTTTCTGGTCCGCCGGTCCCCTGGAGATGGCGCTGGTTGCCGCCGAGCAACTCGACGCCGACGGCCGCCGCGCGGTCGCGCCCCGGCTGCGGCACGCCCACGCGAAGCTCATGAGCGGCGACACTCCGCCGCACCTGCACGGACCGCTCGTCAAACGCCTCCGTACGCTGCTCGCGACCGTGGACGAGGCGCGCATCCCCGAGGGGCTCGTCCCGCCGTACGCCCCCTGGGCCGCTTCACTGCGCGACCGCGCGAACACATCGCCGACGCCGGAACTGGCCGACTTCCTCCGGCACCTGGCGGTGCTGTCCGGGCCGCGTCCCACGCAGCGGTGGCGGCGGACGTGCCTCACGCTCGTGGACGCCGCGTCGGCGCGCGACCTGGTGGCCGGCACCCTGCGGGCGCTGGCCGAGGACGATCCGCCGTGCAGCCCAGGAGGCGGCCCGTGCCCCGGCCGGAGACCAGGCGCGTACCACTACCACCACCTCGTCCACCAGAACGACGGAGATCTGGCACGTGGCGTCGTCTGGGCGGCCACACTGAGCGGCGGCCCGACGGCTGTGCCGTACCTGGGCGCGCTCGCCCTGCGCACCGGCGGCCCCAGAGCCGACGTGGTCGAGGACCTCAAACTCGCGGGCGCGGCGATCAACGCGCTGGCCGACATCGACGATCCGGCCGCACTGGAGACTCTGTGGCGGCTGCAGTCGCAGATCAGGCACCGGGCTCTGCTCAAGCAACTCGACACCGCGCTGGTGACAGCCGCCGCAAGACAGGGAGTCACGGCGGGCCAGCTCATCGAGCGCAGCGTGCCCCGCCACGGCCTCGAGCCGGACGGCTCGCTCGAACGGGAGCTGGGCGGATACCGGGCGCGCGTCACGGTCGAGGACGCGGTGACGGTACGGCTCACCTTCACGAGCCCCGACGGCCGGACTTCCCGTACGGCTCCGGCGGCCGTGAAGGACGGCTTCCCCAACGAGCTCAAGGAGTTGAAGGCCCTGGCCAAGGAGGTGCGGGGCACACTGTCGGGGGAGCGGGCCCGCATCGAGGCGCTGCTGTCCGCCGGGCGCGAGTGGCCGTACGACGAGTGGTGCCGCTACTACCGCGACCATCCGGTCACCGGGACCGTCGTCCGCGGCCTGATCTGGGAGTACCGGAACGCCGAGGACGCGGACGACGAGTGGCGTGCGACGGCTCCGACGGCCGAGCCGCCCGGCGAACCCGAGCGAGTCCGGTTGTGGCATCCGATCCGGGCGACGGCGGACGACATCAGGGCATGGCGTGAGCAACTCGTCGCCGAGCGGCTGCGGCAGCCGTTCAAACAGGCCTTCCGGGAGATCTATCTGCTCACCCCGGCCGAGGAGGAAACCGGCGTCTACTCCAACCGGTTCGCCGCCCACATCGTCCACTACCGCCGGCTCTACGCGCTGTTCAAGGAACGCGGCTGGCAGGCCAACTTCCTCGGCCGGTACGACGGCGGCCACGACGGGAAGGCACGGGCCGAGTTCGGCGACGGCGAGTGGCGGGCCTGCTTCCACCACGAGCCCGCCGCGGACGACGACGGCGGCTACGCACCCGAGCACGCCGCGACGGACCAGGTCCGCTTCGAGCGACGGCACGGCCGGCGCTGGCGGGAGGTCCCGCTGGCGGAGGTGCCCCCGCTGGTGTTCAGCGAGGCGATGCGCGACGTGGACCTCTTCGTCGGCGTCACCTCGATCGCCGCCGACCCCGACTGGACCGACCGGGGCGAGGACCGCTACGCCGGGTACTGGCGGACAACCACGTTCGGCGCGCTGACCGCGAGCGCCGAGGTCCGCCGCGAGGCACTCGAACGGATCCTGCCACGCCTGAAGATCGCCGCCCGGTGCCGGCTCGACGGCCGCTTCCTGGTGGTCCGCGGCGACCTCGCCACGTACAGGATCCACCTGGGCTCGGCCAACATCCTGATGGAACCGGACGACAGCTACCTGTGCGTCGTCCCGGCAGCCCGCTCGGGGACCGGCAAAGTGTTCCTCCCCTTCGAGGACGACCGCCTCTCCCTGATCCTCAGCAAGGCGTTCCTGCTGGCCGCCGACACGAAGATCACCGACGAGTCCATCGTCACGCAGATCAAGCGAGGTGCCTGA
- a CDS encoding helix-turn-helix transcriptional regulator: MAEDEVAEFAALLAELKARTGRSYDSLARRVRMNTSTLHRYCAGEAVPQDFAPVERLAAFCGATEQERLELHRRWLRALAARQRPRASSAPGTATVGEEDAGPPVVKTPASPETDLGAPETAPASPETDPGAPETDTVVRHAGGRGPRPRPWPLSLPLPLPLPLSLSLSWNRRRRMMAAGAATVITVMLGTVSLTLYADRPPKAPSASPKATGAAGTLAAAAHPSPSPTAGTTGTAGTHAPVLRPSDPPPADARPSASLTGADRAQGAPLTWTADSQVWDGGCDHDYVIAKPPAQVPPPPAPQDAAAWAATQGAVHGHETEVRVSVQGRSDTAVVLQDLRVRVIGRTNPAQGNAYSMAQGCGSDMTPRYFAVDLDKDRPVAHSMPAVNQGVPQPTVNMPYRVSARDPEELLVKATTDGCDCRWYLELDWSSEGRTGTVRIDDHGQPFRTTAINGLPHYWYGSAGARREWVPVTG, translated from the coding sequence TTGGCCGAGGACGAGGTCGCGGAGTTCGCCGCGCTGCTGGCGGAACTGAAGGCCCGCACGGGACGCAGTTACGACTCGCTGGCCCGGCGAGTGCGGATGAACACCTCGACCCTGCACCGCTACTGCGCGGGCGAGGCGGTGCCGCAGGACTTCGCGCCCGTGGAGCGGCTCGCCGCGTTCTGCGGCGCGACGGAGCAGGAACGACTGGAACTCCACCGGAGATGGCTACGCGCGCTGGCGGCCCGCCAGAGACCCCGCGCATCCTCTGCCCCGGGGACGGCCACCGTCGGGGAGGAAGACGCCGGCCCTCCAGTGGTGAAGACGCCCGCATCGCCGGAGACGGACCTCGGAGCGCCGGAGACGGCCCCCGCATCGCCGGAGACGGACCCCGGAGCGCCGGAGACGGACACCGTGGTTCGACATGCGGGCGGCCGCGGGCCAAGGCCCCGGCCCTGGCCCCTCTCCCTGCCCCTGCCCCTGCCCCTGCCCCTGTCCCTGTCCCTGTCCTGGAACCGGCGACGACGCATGATGGCGGCCGGCGCGGCCACCGTCATCACGGTCATGCTGGGGACGGTGTCCTTGACCCTGTACGCCGACCGGCCCCCGAAAGCCCCCTCCGCCTCCCCGAAGGCGACGGGGGCAGCAGGCACTCTGGCCGCGGCTGCCCACCCTTCCCCGTCCCCGACGGCAGGGACTACAGGCACCGCAGGGACGCACGCCCCGGTCCTCCGCCCTTCGGACCCTCCGCCGGCGGACGCCCGGCCCTCGGCCTCCCTCACGGGCGCGGACCGGGCACAGGGCGCGCCGCTCACGTGGACGGCCGACTCCCAGGTCTGGGACGGCGGCTGCGACCACGACTACGTCATCGCCAAGCCTCCCGCGCAGGTTCCCCCGCCACCCGCCCCCCAGGACGCAGCCGCCTGGGCGGCAACTCAGGGTGCGGTGCACGGGCACGAGACGGAAGTGCGGGTCTCGGTGCAGGGCCGGTCCGACACCGCCGTCGTCCTGCAGGACCTGCGGGTCCGGGTCATCGGCCGCACGAATCCGGCACAGGGCAACGCCTACTCCATGGCGCAGGGATGCGGCAGCGACATGACACCCCGTTACTTCGCCGTGGACCTGGACAAGGACCGCCCCGTCGCGCACTCGATGCCGGCCGTGAATCAGGGGGTCCCACAGCCCACCGTGAATATGCCCTACCGAGTCTCCGCCCGGGACCCGGAAGAGCTGCTGGTCAAGGCCACCACCGACGGCTGCGACTGCCGCTGGTACCTGGAACTCGACTGGTCCTCGGAGGGACGCACCGGCACCGTCCGCATCGACGACCACGGACAGCCCTTCCGCACCACTGCGATCAACGGCCTGCCGCACTACTGGTACGGCTCCGCGGGAGCACGGCGCGAGTGGGTGCCGGTGACCGGCTGA
- a CDS encoding replication initiator, which yields MTTTSVHHESRGWPVRRTHRSSVANSTPSTSRRRPVAPADGPDGRQAPSGPGTRSSPRGHRSQVAVGTAVCGIRHDEQDPALGTPLAADTYDYEAAVLRNAHAGALWRRFSIYLRSIYLRREVAKRAGLTQRAFRHYARVSFAKVAEYQKRGAVHFHAVTRLDGPEGGDTAPPAWRRPSCSLTPSRLLPPPRALLQRLRRSPRVHRGSGLRHGQRLGHGRRAPVRPDPGARRDVNRLVDRPGPPASHDRVMVAVL from the coding sequence ATGACCACGACGAGTGTCCACCACGAGTCGCGGGGCTGGCCCGTTCGCCGCACCCACCGCTCCTCCGTCGCCAACTCGACGCCCTCGACAAGTAGGAGGCGGCCCGTCGCCCCCGCCGACGGGCCGGACGGACGGCAGGCACCTTCCGGGCCCGGCACCCGGAGCAGCCCGAGGGGCCACCGGAGCCAGGTGGCGGTCGGGACTGCCGTTTGCGGTATCCGCCACGACGAACAGGACCCCGCCCTCGGCACTCCGCTCGCCGCGGATACGTACGACTACGAGGCAGCCGTTCTCCGGAACGCGCACGCCGGTGCGCTGTGGCGTCGCTTCTCCATCTACCTCCGCTCCATCTACCTCCGCCGGGAGGTCGCCAAGCGCGCCGGTCTCACACAGCGCGCGTTCCGGCACTACGCCCGGGTCTCCTTCGCGAAGGTGGCCGAGTACCAGAAGCGCGGTGCCGTCCACTTCCACGCGGTGACCCGCCTCGACGGCCCAGAGGGCGGAGACACCGCGCCCCCGGCTTGGCGTCGGCCGAGCTGCTCACTGACGCCATCCAGGCTGCTGCCACCGCCGCGCGCGTTGCTCCAACGCCTACGCCGAAGCCCCCGGGTTCACCGCGGGTCCGGGCTTCGACACGGCCAGCGGCTGGGACACGGTCGACGTGCCCCGGTTCGTCCGGACCCTGGCGCGCGCCGTGACGTGAACCGACTGGTGGACCGCCCCGGGCCTCCCGCTTCGCATGACCGCGTGATGGTGGCCGTGTTATGA
- a CDS encoding helix-turn-helix transcriptional regulator produces MVKTGHVSVIRQMTYQPAGRRAAAVETMTFDRLRELNDGGTQRADFHVLAVIDAGHGSVTVDFLHHPLTERSAVWIPPGAVHRWDDIGDVAGQLVLFVPTAPVTHATRRLVASPDLAAHWSIPDADWPFVDTARNHLLLEASAPPEDFCTELPEILFSALIARLRPPHAEARFTHPVFRLFRSSVETHFRRHHDAGYYARALGYAPRTLSRAVQQATGRTAKAYIVERITLEAKRLLAHDRLTAARCAATLGFPDASNFSVFFHKATGMRPGAWKATVAVE; encoded by the coding sequence ATGGTGAAAACTGGACACGTGAGCGTGATTCGGCAGATGACCTACCAGCCCGCAGGGCGCCGCGCCGCCGCGGTCGAGACCATGACGTTCGACCGCCTTCGCGAGCTGAACGACGGCGGCACCCAGCGCGCCGACTTCCACGTCCTGGCCGTCATCGACGCCGGACACGGCTCGGTCACGGTGGACTTCCTCCACCACCCGCTCACAGAGCGGTCCGCGGTGTGGATTCCACCCGGAGCGGTGCACCGGTGGGACGACATCGGCGACGTGGCGGGGCAACTCGTACTGTTCGTACCGACAGCGCCGGTCACCCACGCCACCCGGCGGCTCGTCGCCTCCCCGGACCTGGCCGCGCACTGGAGCATCCCCGACGCCGACTGGCCGTTCGTCGACACCGCGCGCAACCATCTCCTCCTCGAAGCATCCGCACCACCCGAGGACTTCTGCACGGAGCTGCCCGAAATCCTGTTTTCCGCGCTCATCGCCCGGCTGCGGCCCCCGCACGCCGAAGCACGGTTCACACATCCGGTGTTCCGGTTGTTCCGCTCCAGCGTCGAGACGCACTTCCGGCGACACCACGACGCCGGCTACTACGCCCGTGCGCTGGGATACGCGCCCCGCACCCTCTCACGAGCGGTGCAGCAGGCCACCGGCCGCACCGCGAAGGCGTACATCGTCGAACGGATCACCCTGGAAGCCAAACGGCTCCTCGCACACGACCGCCTCACCGCCGCCCGCTGCGCCGCCACGCTCGGCTTCCCCGACGCATCCAACTTCTCGGTGTTCTTCCACAAGGCGACAGGCATGCGCCCGGGCGCATGGAAGGCGACGGTAGCGGTCGAGTGA